One Chengkuizengella sp. SCS-71B DNA window includes the following coding sequences:
- the metK gene encoding methionine adenosyltransferase, protein MQKSRRLFTSESVTEGHPDKLCDQISDSVLDAFMKQDPNARVACEVSTTTGLVLVAGEISSDFATYIDIPGLVRDTIKNIGYVDARYGLDYRTCAVLSSIDEQSPEIARAVDTALEAREGQMSDSEIESIGAGDQGLMFGFAVNETPELMPLPISLSHKLARRLTEARKEGIVDYLRPDGKTQVTIEYDENDKPIRVDTIVVSTQHHENISLEQIKKDVLEHVIKPVVPDSLLDEDTKYFINPTGSFVVGGPQGDAGLTGRKIIVDTYGGYARHGGGAFSGKDATKVDRSGAYAARYVAKNIVAAGLATKCEVQVAYAIGVAQPVSISVDTFGTGIVSEEKLVEAIRNVFDLRPAGIIKMLELRQPIYQQTAAYGHFGRSDVDLPWERTDKIELLKKELQ, encoded by the coding sequence ATGCAAAAAAGTCGTCGTTTATTTACATCAGAGTCTGTAACGGAAGGACATCCTGATAAATTATGTGATCAAATTTCTGATTCCGTATTAGATGCTTTTATGAAACAAGATCCAAATGCTCGTGTAGCTTGTGAGGTGTCCACTACAACTGGCTTAGTATTAGTTGCTGGGGAAATTAGTAGTGATTTTGCTACATACATTGATATTCCTGGTCTTGTACGTGACACCATTAAAAATATTGGCTATGTTGATGCAAGATATGGTTTAGATTACAGAACGTGTGCTGTATTATCATCCATCGATGAGCAATCACCTGAAATTGCACGTGCAGTAGATACAGCACTTGAAGCAAGAGAAGGACAAATGAGTGATAGTGAGATTGAAAGTATTGGTGCGGGAGATCAAGGTTTGATGTTTGGATTCGCAGTGAATGAAACACCTGAATTAATGCCTTTGCCCATTTCATTATCTCATAAATTAGCTCGTCGTTTAACAGAAGCAAGAAAAGAAGGTATTGTAGATTATCTTCGCCCTGATGGTAAGACACAGGTTACGATTGAATATGATGAAAATGATAAACCGATCAGAGTTGACACCATCGTTGTTTCTACACAACATCATGAAAATATAAGCTTAGAGCAAATTAAAAAAGATGTTTTAGAACATGTGATCAAACCTGTTGTTCCCGATTCATTATTAGACGAGGATACAAAATATTTTATTAATCCTACTGGTAGTTTTGTTGTAGGAGGTCCACAAGGTGATGCTGGGTTAACAGGACGTAAGATCATTGTTGATACTTACGGAGGATATGCACGTCATGGGGGCGGAGCATTTTCTGGTAAAGATGCAACAAAAGTGGATCGCTCTGGTGCATATGCAGCGAGATATGTGGCAAAAAATATTGTAGCAGCAGGTTTAGCTACAAAATGTGAAGTACAGGTTGCATATGCCATTGGTGTTGCTCAGCCGGTATCCATTAGCGTAGATACGTTTGGCACAGGTATAGTTAGTGAAGAAAAACTTGTAGAAGCGATACGCAATGTGTTTGATTTGCGTCCTGCTGGAATTATTAAGATGTTAGAATTACGCCAACCGATTTATCAACAAACAGCAGCATACGGTCACTTTGGACGTTCTGATGTTGATTTACCTTGGGAGCGTACAGATAAAATAGAATTACTAAAAAAAGAACTTCAATAA
- a CDS encoding MBL fold metallo-hydrolase, with amino-acid sequence MEIRQVTSNFMEYKFIYKEKQICNYLYLLLDGQDALIIDTGYKEDMKRLLEFLNEKEIEIKRVVLSHYHNDHFEGLKLLKDVEIIGSKQYTHAIDQYYLKDSINDEKYFPDLFIEEVESIKHGNFELKFINSPGHSKCSISTIINDEYIHVADNIMHSHQGIPHLPLPYYSFSSHIKSLQQLKNNSSYKIISSHSNEDQCKNIIENGEVDARIKYMETVMTSKRELTFEELISDLASNNFHIQFHSKWYKHVYDLFHELKK; translated from the coding sequence ATGGAAATAAGACAGGTTACATCGAATTTTATGGAGTATAAATTCATTTATAAAGAAAAACAAATTTGTAATTATTTATATTTACTATTAGATGGTCAAGATGCTTTGATCATTGACACAGGATATAAAGAAGATATGAAAAGGTTACTTGAATTTTTAAATGAAAAAGAAATAGAAATAAAGAGGGTTGTACTATCCCATTACCATAATGATCATTTTGAAGGATTGAAACTGTTGAAAGATGTTGAAATTATTGGGAGTAAGCAATATACACATGCAATAGATCAATATTATTTGAAAGATTCAATAAATGATGAAAAATACTTCCCTGATTTATTTATAGAGGAAGTCGAATCAATAAAACATGGTAACTTTGAATTGAAGTTTATAAATTCACCAGGACACTCTAAATGCAGTATTAGTACCATAATCAATGATGAATACATTCATGTTGCAGATAACATCATGCATTCTCATCAAGGCATTCCACATTTGCCTTTACCTTACTATAGCTTTTCATCACACATCAAGTCATTACAACAATTGAAAAATAATAGTTCATATAAGATCATATCTTCCCATAGTAATGAAGATCAATGTAAAAATATTATTGAAAATGGAGAAGTAGACGCACGAATAAAGTATATGGAGACTGTGATGACTTCAAAGAGAGAGTTAACCTTTGAAGAACTGATATCTGATCTAGCCTCTAACAACTTTCATATTCAATTTCACTCAAAGTGGTACAAACATGTGTATGATTTATTTCATGAGTTAAAAAAGTGA
- a CDS encoding stalk domain-containing protein: MKKTAILLTLSGTLLFGGIQFSLADSSISSQPIAMELALFDLQQSSEATVESKEYTFQNEFVVVEGELPVVKGLKDGKFQKEVNEQIKQFVEQKTAEVEKQSKVFNDEQKELGDDALSGPHDSPTGPYRLFINYEVKISGNMVSIVFKTYTMGYIAANGINEVDSINIIDDAKGHIVELEHFVTDREKLNQLIQKEIESNEQLFKDSFESIREDQGYYVENEKLNVVFNEYEIAAGYVGTPVIKIPLSKLSTVSDQNNNDSKNKVSYYTKTVDEAQITMVSLRDLGKYFDYKVKWEPKTRSVILFKGMTQISIKEGDRKVFIDDEKSVVLELTSASYKNRVYVPISFAETVLGETIKLDEKNEIKIEK, from the coding sequence ATGAAAAAAACAGCTATTTTATTAACATTATCAGGTACTTTACTGTTTGGAGGAATTCAATTTTCTCTGGCAGATTCATCGATTTCCTCTCAGCCAATAGCAATGGAGTTAGCTCTTTTTGATTTACAACAATCATCTGAAGCAACCGTTGAATCAAAGGAGTATACTTTCCAGAATGAATTTGTAGTAGTTGAAGGTGAATTACCCGTTGTCAAAGGATTGAAGGATGGAAAATTTCAAAAAGAAGTAAACGAACAAATAAAACAATTTGTAGAACAAAAAACAGCAGAAGTAGAGAAACAGTCAAAAGTGTTTAATGATGAACAAAAAGAGTTAGGTGATGATGCTTTATCAGGTCCCCATGATTCACCAACAGGTCCATATCGTTTATTTATAAATTATGAGGTAAAGATTTCTGGGAACATGGTTTCAATTGTATTTAAAACTTACACGATGGGCTATATAGCAGCCAATGGGATCAATGAAGTTGATTCCATCAATATCATTGATGATGCAAAGGGACACATTGTAGAATTGGAACATTTCGTAACAGATAGAGAAAAGCTAAATCAACTGATTCAAAAAGAAATTGAGAGTAATGAACAATTATTTAAGGATTCTTTTGAATCTATAAGAGAAGATCAAGGTTATTATGTTGAGAATGAAAAACTAAATGTAGTATTTAATGAATATGAAATTGCAGCAGGTTATGTAGGTACACCTGTAATAAAAATACCTTTAAGCAAACTATCTACTGTATCCGATCAGAATAACAATGATTCTAAAAATAAAGTTTCCTATTATACAAAAACGGTGGATGAGGCTCAGATAACTATGGTTTCTTTAAGAGATTTAGGTAAATATTTTGACTACAAAGTAAAGTGGGAGCCAAAAACGAGATCTGTAATATTATTCAAAGGTATGACTCAAATCTCTATTAAGGAAGGAGATAGGAAAGTTTTTATTGATGATGAGAAATCAGTGGTATTAGAATTGACATCAGCCTCTTACAAAAATCGAGTTTATGTACCAATATCATTCGCTGAAACAGTATTGGGAGAAACCATTAAATTAGACGAAAAAAATGAAATAAAAATTGAGAAATAA
- a CDS encoding sulfurtransferase has protein sequence MNHIVEASWLRDNLSNVRVIDCRFELGNPTAGLLSYLGDHIPGALYFDLNQDMSGKVEEHGGRHPLPKIDEFCDKLSAAGIDHNTTVIAYDDQGGAFASRFWWMLSYLGHKKVSVLNGGYSLWKQNGNPVTSEIPMMQKKTFVPNILSDLLVSMQEVKERIGDENSTIIDSREQIRYDGIEEPIDIIGGHIPSAINAFWKEGLNDQGTWKSIDEQQQRFSQIDKQKEVIVYCGSGVTACPNVLALKEVGFKDVKLYLGSWSDWITYNDNPVGTNE, from the coding sequence TTGAATCATATTGTAGAAGCAAGTTGGTTAAGAGACAATCTTTCTAATGTACGTGTCATTGATTGCAGATTTGAATTAGGTAATCCCACTGCTGGACTTCTTAGTTATTTAGGAGATCATATCCCTGGGGCTTTATACTTTGATTTGAATCAGGATATGTCTGGGAAAGTGGAGGAACATGGTGGTAGACATCCACTGCCTAAAATCGATGAGTTTTGTGACAAACTATCTGCAGCAGGCATTGACCATAATACAACTGTTATTGCATACGACGATCAAGGTGGCGCGTTTGCCTCTCGATTTTGGTGGATGTTATCCTATCTCGGTCACAAAAAAGTAAGTGTGTTAAATGGTGGTTATTCTCTATGGAAGCAAAACGGTAATCCTGTTACATCAGAAATACCTATGATGCAAAAAAAGACATTCGTTCCTAACATATTAAGTGACCTGCTTGTATCCATGCAAGAAGTGAAGGAGCGTATTGGAGATGAAAATTCCACTATTATCGACTCAAGAGAACAAATTCGTTACGATGGAATAGAAGAACCTATCGATATCATTGGGGGACACATCCCATCAGCAATAAATGCTTTCTGGAAAGAAGGATTAAATGATCAAGGAACTTGGAAAAGTATAGATGAACAGCAACAGCGATTCAGCCAAATCGATAAACAAAAAGAAGTGATCGTTTATTGTGGCTCAGGTGTTACGGCTTGTCCAAATGTCCTTGCTTTAAAAGAAGTGGGTTTTAAAGATGTAAAGTTATACTTAGGTAGCTGGAGTGATTGGATTACTTATAACGACAATCCAGTCGGTACTAATGAATAA
- a CDS encoding MBL fold metallo-hydrolase, whose amino-acid sequence MIQFKTEHVTVFQSSLYCTTSTVIQTKDLLFVVDPTWLPHEVEEIKSYVYSIQKDRPIYLFFTHSDYDHILGYNAFPDAISIGSIEMDQRDDKNDQVDKIKDFDSQYYLQRNFKIEYPELNVVVKKDGQQLQVGETIITFYKAPGHTFDGLFAIIESLGIFISGDYLCDVEFPYIYDNSTAYEQTMKKAKEIIKNHNVTCLIPGHGHTTTDISEMNHRIETASTYIQETRKAVLEDREIESYDLIKHYPFYRTMKNEHQRNFFQIKKELEKNK is encoded by the coding sequence ATGATTCAATTTAAAACAGAACATGTCACCGTTTTTCAAAGCAGCTTGTATTGTACAACTTCCACAGTGATTCAGACAAAAGATCTACTATTTGTTGTTGACCCAACATGGTTACCACATGAAGTTGAAGAGATTAAAAGTTATGTATACTCTATTCAAAAAGATAGACCTATTTATTTGTTTTTCACCCATTCAGATTATGACCATATTCTTGGATACAATGCATTTCCAGATGCTATTTCAATCGGAAGTATCGAAATGGATCAAAGGGATGATAAAAATGATCAGGTTGACAAAATTAAAGATTTTGATAGTCAGTATTACTTACAACGTAATTTTAAAATTGAGTATCCTGAACTTAACGTCGTGGTAAAAAAAGACGGGCAGCAACTACAGGTAGGAGAAACAATTATAACTTTTTATAAAGCACCTGGGCATACGTTTGATGGATTGTTTGCTATCATTGAATCACTAGGTATTTTCATCTCTGGTGATTATTTATGTGATGTAGAATTTCCTTATATTTATGACAATAGTACTGCCTATGAACAAACGATGAAAAAGGCAAAAGAAATAATTAAGAACCATAATGTGACCTGTTTAATTCCTGGGCACGGACATACTACAACAGATATCTCTGAAATGAATCACCGTATTGAAACAGCAAGCACATACATACAAGAAACTAGAAAAGCGGTGTTAGAAGATAGAGAAATAGAAAGTTATGATTTAATTAAACATTACCCTTTTTATAGAACGATGAAAAATGAACACCAACGGAACTTTTTTCAAATTAAAAAAGAGCTTGAAAAAAACAAATAA
- a CDS encoding PLP-dependent aminotransferase family protein, whose translation MDFHIPLNSYLQKYRYKYAALYHAIHDEIINGKLKKGIKLPSTRELAMSYEISRGIVNQVYEKLTAEGYLSSEIGKGTFIIYEGKPLEEKKQKHTYKIRLSDWAQRLSTLNNQSFPLTSAHHNEKKCIHFKVGSPDLSSFPFETWNRCLYAQIRETTIPSIHDTNLTEGYLPLREAISNHLLKTRGIQSTPDEVVIVNGSMQAIAICSQLLINPEDKVIVENPCYKGIHRAIQAAGGVTAPMDVEEDGIQLQMENWKAKLAFVTPSRQYPTGVVLNLSKRQKILEWAHNNNALIIEDDYDSEFRFRGRPIEPLKVLDHQDRVIYIGTFSKTMKTELRVGYVVLPKQLVQPFHQAKQLYEPHATGILEQRALTSFINQGLYERHLRKMTRIYQSKHEMCLNMLIIKLSHLFLIYESDAGLHIYGKWLLSGVKYEFLKQKCGEKGVFWTDSTNMRLESHSNKQHTACFGFSHLSLEDIRTGINLIASIGEKLEFIHHA comes from the coding sequence ATGGATTTTCATATTCCCTTAAATAGTTACTTGCAAAAATACCGTTATAAATATGCTGCACTATACCATGCGATACATGACGAAATCATCAATGGCAAACTAAAAAAAGGGATCAAACTTCCCTCAACCCGTGAACTTGCTATGAGTTATGAAATATCAAGAGGTATCGTGAATCAAGTATATGAAAAGTTAACGGCAGAAGGATATTTGTCATCAGAGATTGGCAAAGGAACCTTTATTATTTATGAAGGAAAGCCACTCGAAGAAAAAAAGCAAAAACATACATATAAAATACGACTATCTGATTGGGCTCAACGACTATCCACTCTTAATAATCAATCATTTCCCTTAACATCTGCACATCATAATGAAAAAAAATGTATTCATTTTAAAGTAGGCTCACCTGATCTAAGTTCTTTCCCATTTGAGACTTGGAATCGGTGTTTATATGCACAAATACGTGAAACAACTATTCCATCAATACATGATACTAACCTTACTGAGGGGTATTTGCCATTAAGAGAGGCTATTTCTAATCATTTATTAAAAACTCGAGGTATACAATCAACACCTGATGAAGTCGTCATCGTTAATGGATCTATGCAAGCCATTGCTATTTGCTCCCAGTTACTGATCAATCCTGAAGATAAAGTGATTGTTGAAAATCCTTGTTACAAAGGAATTCACAGAGCCATTCAAGCAGCAGGAGGAGTCACTGCACCAATGGATGTTGAAGAAGATGGAATTCAGTTGCAAATGGAAAATTGGAAGGCCAAGCTTGCCTTTGTTACACCTAGTCGCCAATACCCAACTGGAGTTGTATTAAATTTATCTAAGAGGCAAAAAATATTGGAGTGGGCACACAATAATAATGCCTTAATTATTGAGGATGATTATGATAGTGAATTTCGATTTAGAGGAAGACCTATAGAACCTTTAAAAGTGTTAGATCATCAAGATCGAGTCATCTATATTGGTACTTTTTCTAAAACGATGAAAACGGAATTGCGCGTTGGTTATGTCGTGTTGCCCAAGCAGCTTGTTCAGCCATTTCATCAAGCAAAACAATTATACGAGCCGCATGCAACAGGTATTTTGGAACAACGTGCTCTAACTTCATTCATAAATCAAGGTCTTTATGAACGTCATTTAAGAAAAATGACAAGAATATATCAAAGTAAACACGAGATGTGTTTAAACATGTTAATAATTAAATTATCACACTTATTTTTAATTTATGAATCGGATGCAGGATTACATATATATGGAAAATGGTTGTTAAGTGGTGTAAAATATGAGTTTTTAAAACAAAAATGTGGAGAAAAAGGAGTATTCTGGACTGATTCAACAAATATGAGGTTAGAAAGTCATTCAAATAAACAACACACTGCATGTTTTGGATTTTCTCATTTATCATTGGAGGATATTAGAACAGGAATCAATCTAATTGCAAGCATTGGGGAAAAACTCGAATTCATTCATCACGCATAA
- a CDS encoding GNAT family protein, whose product MELQDYEFLGERVKIIPMTEEHIHALFKAGQQEEIWDYMPRRVFNINDMKVLVKEALSDKKKGTSLPFIIMDLQINEIVGSTRFTDIDLKNRHLEIGWTWLNPKVWRTNVNSECKYLLLKYCFEHLKLTRVQLKADERNTRSLQAIERIGAQREGVFRKERILPDGFIRNTVYYSILDEEWVDVKKRLKSML is encoded by the coding sequence ATGGAACTTCAGGATTATGAGTTCTTGGGGGAAAGAGTGAAGATCATTCCAATGACCGAAGAACATATTCATGCACTATTTAAAGCAGGTCAGCAAGAAGAGATTTGGGATTATATGCCTAGAAGGGTTTTTAATATTAATGATATGAAGGTGTTAGTAAAGGAAGCTCTATCTGATAAGAAAAAAGGTACATCGTTACCATTTATTATCATGGATCTTCAAATTAATGAAATTGTAGGTAGTACACGTTTCACCGATATTGATTTGAAAAATCGTCATTTAGAAATAGGTTGGACATGGCTAAACCCTAAGGTTTGGAGAACAAACGTGAATTCTGAATGTAAATATTTATTGTTAAAATATTGCTTCGAACATCTAAAACTTACTCGGGTGCAATTAAAGGCAGATGAGAGAAATACTAGATCATTACAAGCGATTGAACGAATTGGAGCTCAAAGAGAAGGGGTTTTTCGAAAAGAACGAATTCTTCCTGATGGTTTTATTCGAAATACGGTTTATTACAGTATTCTTGATGAGGAATGGGTGGATGTCAAAAAAAGATTAAAATCCATGTTATAA
- a CDS encoding YafY family protein, giving the protein MKKMERLVGIIYALKEHKKLTAGQIAEKFEVSERTIYRDIEALSQLNIPIIALEGFGGGYEIDDNYFVPSVAFSENEILYLLMSLRLGELINVPNMREDYESLKYKLLNILDDHKKGKYLQLLNRITFFINKIAPESYRGDMMQSILESFFEYKNLQIKYYTPKKDEFMEREITPYLLFFDDGGWYLKGYCHVRKEERCFRLDRIHQMDITENTYPPKEIHDYFENKANNRECIDVTLEMNLYLYETVKQDYIFKHAIKEEGVDKVRLKFSTYLEDVLKLSIINAEEVTIIEPPELIDQLKQACKKILNKYEQL; this is encoded by the coding sequence ATGAAAAAAATGGAGCGATTAGTTGGCATTATTTATGCTTTAAAAGAACATAAAAAATTGACAGCTGGACAAATTGCAGAAAAGTTTGAAGTCAGTGAAAGAACAATTTATAGAGACATTGAAGCGTTAAGTCAGTTAAATATACCTATTATTGCCCTAGAAGGGTTTGGTGGCGGTTATGAAATAGATGATAACTATTTTGTACCCAGTGTTGCGTTTAGTGAAAATGAAATTTTATATTTGTTGATGAGTTTAAGATTAGGTGAATTGATTAATGTTCCTAATATGCGAGAAGATTACGAATCATTGAAATATAAACTTTTAAATATATTAGATGACCACAAGAAGGGGAAATACCTTCAGTTATTAAATCGAATAACTTTTTTTATAAACAAAATTGCCCCAGAATCGTATAGAGGGGACATGATGCAATCAATTTTAGAGAGTTTTTTTGAATACAAGAATTTACAAATCAAGTACTATACGCCTAAAAAAGATGAATTCATGGAAAGAGAAATTACCCCATATCTTTTATTTTTTGATGACGGAGGTTGGTATCTAAAGGGCTATTGTCATGTTAGAAAAGAGGAGCGGTGTTTTAGATTGGATAGAATCCACCAAATGGACATTACTGAAAATACATACCCACCAAAGGAAATCCATGATTATTTTGAAAATAAAGCTAATAATAGAGAGTGTATAGACGTTACATTAGAGATGAATTTGTATTTATATGAGACTGTGAAACAAGACTACATATTTAAACATGCTATAAAAGAAGAGGGTGTGGACAAAGTACGTTTAAAATTTTCTACTTATTTGGAAGACGTCCTTAAATTATCCATTATTAATGCTGAAGAAGTAACGATTATTGAACCACCGGAACTTATAGATCAACTTAAACAGGCGTGTAAAAAAATATTAAATAAATATGAACAACTCTGA
- a CDS encoding L,D-transpeptidase family protein: MKISDFGNAKKGINARGESEILYLFTSKRRIIKRLIILFLLLLNFNSNGIIAEENNDDIKIYINLWKNELLVYHGNEVVQKFPVSPGRSGYPSPVGTFKVAEKATNWGGGFGTRWLGLDVPWGKYGIHGTNKPWLIGTSVSSGCIRMRNVDVEKLYKMIPVGTKVEIDGPIDGIDKREFKKLAKGNSGNLVILLQQNLKSHGYYKGKVTGIFDGETEDAVKKLQKDYGLIESGVTSKREYRRLGMIE; the protein is encoded by the coding sequence TTGAAGATAAGTGATTTTGGCAATGCAAAGAAGGGTATTAATGCCAGGGGGGAGAGTGAAATTCTGTACCTTTTCACTTCTAAAAGAAGGATAATAAAAAGATTAATTATCCTTTTCTTACTATTACTTAACTTTAACTCAAATGGAATTATTGCAGAGGAAAATAATGATGATATCAAGATATACATAAATTTATGGAAAAATGAGCTTTTAGTATATCATGGAAATGAAGTTGTACAAAAATTCCCAGTCTCTCCTGGACGAAGTGGGTATCCATCACCTGTAGGAACGTTTAAAGTAGCTGAAAAAGCGACAAACTGGGGCGGTGGCTTTGGTACGAGATGGCTTGGGTTAGATGTGCCTTGGGGGAAATATGGTATTCACGGAACAAATAAACCTTGGTTAATTGGCACTTCAGTAAGCAGCGGTTGTATACGAATGAGAAACGTAGATGTGGAGAAATTATATAAAATGATTCCAGTTGGGACAAAAGTGGAAATTGATGGTCCTATAGACGGCATTGATAAAAGAGAGTTCAAAAAACTAGCTAAAGGAAATTCAGGAAATTTAGTGATATTATTACAGCAAAACCTGAAGTCACATGGATACTATAAGGGGAAAGTAACTGGTATCTTTGATGGAGAAACTGAAGATGCGGTAAAAAAACTGCAAAAAGATTATGGTTTAATTGAATCTGGGGTGACATCGAAAAGGGAATACAGACGGCTAGGTATGATTGAATGA
- a CDS encoding alpha/beta-type small acid-soluble spore protein: MANKKVVPGCEQAINQWKYEFASELGLSLGQQAAVDYHSEFASELGTVPKQALKEDYWGHISARETGAVGGAITARLIQQAEQVLLNS; this comes from the coding sequence ATGGCTAACAAAAAAGTTGTACCTGGATGTGAGCAAGCGATCAATCAATGGAAATATGAATTTGCATCAGAGCTTGGATTATCGCTGGGACAGCAAGCAGCAGTTGACTATCACAGTGAATTTGCATCGGAGTTAGGTACTGTTCCAAAACAAGCTTTAAAAGAAGATTACTGGGGACATATCTCTGCTAGAGAAACAGGTGCTGTTGGCGGAGCCATTACAGCAAGATTAATTCAACAAGCAGAGCAGGTATTATTAAATTCTTAG
- a CDS encoding DUF2785 domain-containing protein, with the protein MKKVSQLKELLMEIKNNEWKIPDGMNHFQLSLDMLENIGSTDPELRDHLIYSGLWTMINKKTLTEDQMKEILALSLSEKHLFYNVGVKEDDSVFNRAFSILIVAAVIWFHNQNGEKLLTEEEVLKIHEEVIRYVRLEQDVRGYVEEKGWAHSTAHAADALDELAISSSLKQSELMEILEVIKEKVCINDYTYINEEDERLVTAVINIVKRNILSEGELVIWVKNFEKFEKTNIYHVDDCLEVNIKNFMRSFYFRLKKNQPNEKILNAIEEVLESVNKFE; encoded by the coding sequence ATGAAAAAGGTAAGTCAGTTAAAAGAATTACTAATGGAAATTAAAAATAATGAGTGGAAAATTCCAGATGGCATGAACCATTTTCAGTTATCATTGGATATGTTGGAAAATATCGGTTCAACTGATCCAGAGCTGAGGGATCACCTTATTTATTCTGGTCTTTGGACGATGATTAATAAGAAAACTTTAACTGAAGATCAAATGAAAGAAATATTGGCGTTATCTTTAAGTGAAAAACATTTGTTTTACAATGTTGGAGTAAAAGAGGATGATTCTGTTTTTAATCGAGCGTTTTCGATTTTAATCGTTGCAGCAGTGATTTGGTTTCATAACCAAAATGGTGAAAAGTTGTTGACAGAAGAAGAGGTACTTAAAATACATGAAGAAGTTATTCGTTATGTTAGATTAGAGCAAGATGTAAGAGGGTACGTAGAAGAGAAAGGATGGGCTCATTCAACAGCACATGCTGCGGATGCATTAGATGAACTAGCTATAAGTAGTTCATTGAAACAATCCGAATTGATGGAAATTTTGGAAGTCATCAAGGAGAAAGTGTGTATCAACGATTACACCTATATTAATGAAGAGGATGAACGGTTGGTAACAGCGGTTATAAACATTGTGAAAAGAAATATCCTTAGTGAAGGTGAACTTGTTATTTGGGTCAAAAATTTTGAAAAATTTGAAAAAACAAACATTTACCATGTAGACGATTGTCTCGAAGTTAATATTAAGAACTTTATGAGAAGTTTTTACTTTAGACTTAAGAAAAATCAACCTAATGAAAAAATATTAAATGCCATTGAAGAAGTGCTAGAGAGTGTAAATAAATTTGAATAG